Within the Vagococcus carniphilus genome, the region TTTTGATGGTAATTATGGAAATTGGTAAAATGAAGAAATATATTCTAGGCTGTATTGTATTATTTTTCTTAAGTTTAGGATTTACAACAACGACTCTAGCTAAAGAATACTCAAGCAAAGAATTAGAACAAGTGGCTGGCAAAATCATTGATTGGCAAACTAAAAAAAGTGATGAAACAACAATTTTTGACTCAGGTCTATTATTAGAAGCTGGTTCAAATTCATCTGATTGGTTTGCAATTGGTGTTAGTCGTCTTGGCAAGGAAGCTAATTATTTAGACTATCAAGCTATGCTTAGTGAAAATGTGGAAAAAAGATATCAAACAAGTCATTTATTAAGTGTAGGTAAAGCAACGGAGTGGCACCGCATAGGTCTTGCTTATCTTGCATCTGGTGGAAATCCAACTGATTTAAGTTTTGATGGAAAGAAAAAGATTAATCTAATTAATGATGGAACATATAATCGTGGAGAAACTAAACCATTAGCTGCTCAAGGAACTAATGGTTTAATTTTCGGCTTAATCTTATTAGATAGTATGAATTATGAAGTGCCAGAAAAAGCAAAAGATACAAGAAAAGATATAATCACTGAATTATTAAATGCTCAAAATGAAGATGGTGGTTTTCCTCTTGCCAAAGAAACAGATTCAGATGTTGATATTACAGCGATGGCACTTACTTCTTTAGCACCTTATTATAATTCAGAAGAACTATTTAAATTAAAAAATAATAAAACAATCCAAGCAAAAGAAGCGATTGAACGTGGTTTAACTTATCTTTCAGAATCTCAAAATAAAGAGGGTGGATTTGAAAGCTGGGGAACTCCTAATCCAGAAAGTGCTACTCAAGTAATCTTAGCATTAACCGCTTTAAATATTGATCCTCAAAAAGATGAGCGTTTTATAAAAAATAATCATAACTTAATTGATTTTCTTTTAACCTTTCAAATGAAAGATGGCGGATTCGTTCATTCTTTTGAATACGATGAAGAGAATCCATCAGCTAAACCAGATGAATCTAATGCCATGGCAAGTGAACAAGTTTTAACTGCGTTAGGTGCTTTGATTCGTGAGCAAAATATGATGAGACATTTTTACGATTTTAGACCTGAAATGACTAAAGAAATAGCTAGTCAAGTAACTCAAGTTAATGAAAAAATCACTGATTTGAGTGATAAAGATGATGTAATCGAGGTCTATAAAGATTACAGTCAATTACCAATTGAAGAAAAGCGTTATGTCAAAAACTATCGTTTGTTGAGTGAAAAAATTAAAAATTTTGATATTCCTGTTGAACAGAATGATTTTACCTCATCTAAT harbors:
- a CDS encoding prenyltransferase/squalene oxidase repeat-containing protein; translation: MVIMEIGKMKKYILGCIVLFFLSLGFTTTTLAKEYSSKELEQVAGKIIDWQTKKSDETTIFDSGLLLEAGSNSSDWFAIGVSRLGKEANYLDYQAMLSENVEKRYQTSHLLSVGKATEWHRIGLAYLASGGNPTDLSFDGKKKINLINDGTYNRGETKPLAAQGTNGLIFGLILLDSMNYEVPEKAKDTRKDIITELLNAQNEDGGFPLAKETDSDVDITAMALTSLAPYYNSEELFKLKNNKTIQAKEAIERGLTYLSESQNKEGGFESWGTPNPESATQVILALTALNIDPQKDERFIKNNHNLIDFLLTFQMKDGGFVHSFEYDEENPSAKPDESNAMASEQVLTALGALIREQNMMRHFYDFRPEMTKEIASQVTQVNEKITDLSDKDDVIEVYKDYSQLPIEEKRYVKNYRLLSEKIKNFDIPVEQNDFTSSNIGKSLNQSGTITSVSSKKEVSLNEDVSEKMKQVKKIERKNLSLSDLPLVYSTYYLAQKEDASESDLKLLKDLMKQLEERQGTIDKISEQIKKEYYPMDKLGAKDYFRIKKTMKSLDELSEENRRLVFGYEDLEKTVAHTTSLIRSAVISVIVLLVIIIGLLVLAKNRKKRKKERYDKMMMSDDDDEEYEDE